A genomic region of Salvelinus namaycush isolate Seneca chromosome 7, SaNama_1.0, whole genome shotgun sequence contains the following coding sequences:
- the penkb gene encoding proenkephalin b: MAVSMRSFWTLALSACLVLTVSADCGADCAYCIHHLQLQQTDINSFTCTLECEGALSPKKSWELCEDVLQARNGDSPTEGDKATTETSKLDNNDPHQLVKKYGGFMKRYGGFMKKTAELYGPEPDDVDHGREILFKRYGGFMKKSGEPEDTLSLLRELVRNVDGGVEKRYGGFLRSARQSSDLENGIRELQKRYGGFMRRVGRPEWREEQKRYGGFLNKRAWGEEEEDEMEKERVELEDVPDVVEKRYGGFLGY; this comes from the exons ATGGCGGTATCAATGCGTTCCTTCTGGACGCTGGCTTTAAGCGCGTGCCTTGTGTTGACGGTGAGTGCGGACTGCGGAGCAGACTGCGCGTATTGTATTCACCACCTACAACTTCAACAGACAGACATCAACTCTTTC ACATGTACGTTAGAGTGTGAAGGAGCTCTCAGCCCCAAGAAGTCCTGGGAACTGTGTGAGGATGTCCTGCAGGCTAGAAATGGCGACAGTCCAACAGAGGGAGACAAGGCTACCACAGAGACCTCCAAGCTGGACAACAATGACCCACATCAACTAGTAAAGAAGTATGGCGGCTTCATGAAACGCTACGGGGGATTCATGAAGAAAACAGCAGAACTGTACGGTCCTGAACCCGACGATGTCGACCACGGCAGGGAGATCCTGTTCAAACGCTACGGTGGGTTCATGAAGAAGAGTGGTGAGCCAGAAGACACACTGAGTCTGCTCCGGGAACTGGTGAGGAACGTGGATGGCGGCGTGGAGAAACGCTACGGAGGCTTTCTGAGGAGCGCCAGACAAAGCTCTGACTTGGAGAACGGTATCCGAGAGCTGCAGAAGCGCTACGGCGGCTTCATGAGGAGGGTGGGCAGGCCCGAGTGGAGGGAGGAGCAGAAACGCTATGGAGGCTTCCTCAACAAGCGAGCctggggggaggaagaggaggacgagaTGGAAAAGGAACGCGTCGAGTTGGAAGATGTTCCTGATGTGGTAGAGAAGAGATATGGAGGATTCCTGGGATACTGA